The following coding sequences are from one Humulus lupulus chromosome X, drHumLupu1.1, whole genome shotgun sequence window:
- the LOC133805524 gene encoding uncharacterized protein LOC133805524: MARTRHNTSASLRNSPQAPIEDAQHQSQIPEAPNSNTNGGHNSTSNRFTPLDNLDHSPLEDANNPYFLGNGDHSGLILASPPLTNKNFQQWYRNFMILIGAKNKSDFLNGSLPQPSPNDPHFNSWQRCNQMIMSWIIHFVSPDIKSSIMFLNSAAAMWVELKNRFNQGNGPQLIELRQTLIRLHQGDDSVSS, from the coding sequence ATGGCTCGCACTCGACACAACACTTCTGCTAGCCTCAGAAATTCTCCTCAAGCACcaattgaagatgctcaacaccaATCCCAGATACCTGAAGCTCCGAACTCCAATACCAATGGTGGACACAACTCAACTTCAAATCGATTCACTCCCCTGGACAATCTTGATCATTCTCCCCTTGAAGATGCCAACAATCCATATTTCTTGGGTAATGGTGATCATTCGGGACTCATTCTTGCCTCACCTCCATTAACGAACAAGAACTTTCAACAATGGTATCGGAACTTCATGATATTGATTGGAGCAAAGAATAAATCTGATTTCCTCAATGGATCTCTTCCCCAGCCTTCCCCCAATGATCCCCATTTCAATTCCTGGCAACGCTGCAATCAAATGATCATGTCTTGGATCATTCATTTTGTCTCCCCAGATATCAAGAGTAGTATTATGTTCTTGAACTCTGCAGCTGCTATGTGGGTCGAACTAAAAAACCGATTTAATCAAGGGAATGGGCCACAACTTATTGAGCTTCGACAAACTCTCATTCGTCTCCATCAAGGTGATGATTCAGTCAGCTCATAA